Proteins from a genomic interval of Equus quagga isolate Etosha38 chromosome 11, UCLA_HA_Equagga_1.0, whole genome shotgun sequence:
- the LOC124247408 gene encoding galectin-9-like has protein sequence MVFTCAQPPYLNPVTPFSGIIQGGLQEGLEITVRGTVLPSSGTRFAVNFQTGRSDDDIAFHFNPRFEEGGSVVCNTKKKGLWGLEEKKTHLPFQRGSPFELSFLVLSSCFQVMLNGSLFVQYPHRVPFHRVDTLSVTGAVQLSSISFQKQTMIHRELSAPQQMSEMNPFFTCIPGGLYPSRRIIVSGTILPNAQWFHINLRSGSDIAFHLNPRFNENSMVRNSLINGSWGHEERSLWGPMPFIQGQSFTVRITCKAHRLRVAVNGVYKFDYNHRMKNFRAINVLDVAGHIRLTHVQL, from the exons ATGGTCTTCACCTGTGCCCAGCCTCCCTACCTGAACCCA GTCACCCCCTTCTCTGGGATAATCCAAGGGGGTCTCCAGGAGGGACTTGAGATCACTGTCCGTGGAACTGTTTTACCCTCCAGTGGAACCAG GTTTGCTGTGAACTTTCAGACAGGCCGCAGTGACGATGACATTGCCTTCCACTTTAACCCACGGTTTGAAGAGGGCGGGTCTGTGGTCTGCAACACGAAGAAGAAAGGActctgggggctggaggagaagaaGACACACCTGCCCTTTCAGAGGGGGAGTCCCTTTGAGCTCAGCTTCCTGGTGCTGAGCTCATGTTTCCAG GTGATGTTGAACGGGAGCCTCTTTGTGCAGTACCCACACCGTGTGCCCTTCCACCGCGTGGACACCCTCTCTGTCACCGGCGCTGTGCAACTGTCCTCCATCAGCTTCCAG aagCAAACAATGATCCACAGGGAGCTGAGCGCCCCTCAACAGATGTCAGAG ATGAATCCATTCTTCACCTGCATCCCGGGTGGCCTGTACCCCTCCAGGAGAATCATTGTGTCGGGCACCATCCTGCCCAACGCTCAATG GTTCCACATCAACCTGCGCTCTGGGAGTGACATCGCCTTCCACTTGAACCCCCGTTTCAATGAGAACTCTATGGTCCGCAACTCACTGATCAACGGCTCTTGGGGGCATGAGGAGAGAAGTCTGTGGGGACCAATGCCCTTCATCCAAGGCCAGAGCTTCACG GTGCGCATCACATGTAAAGCCCATCGCCTCAGGGTGGCCGTGAATGGAGTGTACAAGTTTGACTACAACCACCGCATGAAGAACTTTCGCGCCATCAACGTCCTGGATGTAGCGGGTCACATCCGGCTGACCCATGTGCAGTTATAG